TGGATCCAGAATTACAAATTGTTGACCCTCACCATCATCTTTGGGATCTTCGTAAAATCACCTTCCATCCACATAGAGATTTTTTACAGAAGGTGTATCTGACAGAAGAATTTGCCAATGAAATCGAGAGAGCCGGTCATAAAATCACCCACACGGTGTTTGCGCAGTGTGCTGCTTTTTATAAAAAAGAAGGCCCAGAAGAGTTGAAAGCTGTTGGTGAAGTTGAATTTGCAAATGGCGTTGCGGCGATGAGTGCTTCTGGACTCTATGGGGATACCCAGATCTGTGCCGGAATTTTCAGTTATGCTGATTTGAGTTTGGGTAAGAAGGTCAAAAGCGTCCTGGAATCTTTACAAAAGGCTTCCCCAAACTTTCGAGGCATCCGAAGTCCATTTCCGTGTGATTTGAATTCGTATTTTTTGGATGGATTCAAAATATTGGGAGAAATGGCGCTCACTTTTGACAATTACTCACCAGATTATACAAGGCTGCGCAAATTGGCTGAATTGGCAGCGATGAATCCAGAAGTGACAATTATTGTAAATCACTTGGGTGGCCGGATTGATCTGAATGAGCAAGAGTGGAGGGAATGTCTCAGGAAGGTCTCCAAACAAAAAAATGTATATTTGAAACTTGGCGGGGCGCAACAGCGAGTGAATGATTGGGAGCCTGATTTTCACAGAAATCAGCAATCGCGGCCGATGAGTTCCGATGAACTCTGTGAGCGGTTGGGGAAATACTATGTGAAGGCGATTGAATTATTTGGAATTGAAAGATGTATGTTTGAAAGCAATTTCCCTGTTGATAAAGAGTGTGTTTCCTACAGAACAATCTGGAACTTCTTCAAGAAGATTGCCAATAATTTGAAGCTCAGTGAATCTGAGAAAGATCAGATATTTAGTGGGACTGCAAAATCAGTTTATCAACTCTGATTGTCTCTCTTTAATTCAGTTAATAACAGAGCTAGATTTGTTTGAGTGGCTTGTTACTAAGTAACGATTAGTTATGAAATCTCCTCTGTTTTGGAACGTTTGGTAGTTCTCGATAAACTGTTCTAGGATAAATTGTAAGGTTGATGGGTGTGTAGCGATTCTGTTGCATTCTTGCTTCACGCTGATCCCGAATCGGTTTAGGCTGCTTGTTCGTTTGTTGAGATAGAAGAATTATTTCCTGAATTCTTATTTGTTTATTTCTAAGTTGCTGTTCAGTCAGATTCAGAGTGCTTCTCTTGACACCAAGTAAAAATATAGAAACGATAATTATTAGTAGAATTCTTAATTGGTTGTTCATGGTAACTTATTCTGATCTGTATGAATTACTGATTGAGCATATCTTCGTTAGCAACATGGAATTATTCCATGTTAAACATACTATTGAATCGGAGTCCTTGGATGTCAAGCTATCTCGATTACCAACTTTCAATCATCGAAAAAGGTGTTTTGGAAGCTGCTAAGCGAATCGGACTAAATCCCACGATATTTGATAGTGAGGTGATGCCCCAGCACTATGCAGGTCATCAATGGATTGTTTTTGAGAATTCAGTGGTTGGTACGGTTATCAATGCAATCCCTCCACTCAATCAAACAGCAACAATTCCCTGGGAAGAGTGGTTTGTCATGGATGGAGAATTGCGCCACCATATTCTCTTCACGGAAAAGAATGAGAGAAGTACGATGAATTGGGAAGGACCAATGGATGATAATGATCATCCAACGCCAGTTCTGGGGAAACTCTGGCACGTCCACAATGCTGAACCCACACCTTATCTCCTTCCTTAACAAAAGCCCCCCTCAGTCATAGCTATCCACTTCGGATGAAACTGAAAAATTCTTGAATTCAGCCACTTGGATACAGTTGCTTCGAATTCTGATCAGCAATTGCGTTAGCGTGGAATTTTTATTTCAAAGACCTAATACACAAAGCAGGATTTTTTCATCGAGTTGTCCGAGAGAATTAATATCTCACTTTTCTGTTTGTTCTACCTCGAAGATTTCAAGGAAACCATCACAAGACTAGGCTTGAAGTTCTCTCTATGGGAAGGAGCCTCGGCGTCTGTTCACATGACGCTGACTTCGGGGGCATTCCTTACTGGATATGCTCTCTTGTTGGGAGCCAATGACTTTGAACTGTCATTGCTCTTGGCCCTGCTGATGCTCATGCAGAGCATGCAACTTCCCAGAGCCTATTTCTCGAACGTTCCGGACATTGGAAAACCCTGACTCGCTGGGGTGCTGGAATTTCGCGTCTGCTTTGGCTACCGATGGTATTGTTGCCATTTCTGCTTCCTGACTGGCTACACATCAGTTTCTTTTCTGGTGCTCTTCACACTAGCTAATCTATTGATGTGGCTGGGAGTTCCTGGGTGGATTACTTGGATGGCAAACCCAGTTCCAAGGCAAATTCGCAGGCGCTCTTTCAGTCAAAGAAATCCCTTTGCAGGTGGGTTGGCTATTGGTGTGAGTTTGTTGGGGGGGGGGGATCGTTCTGGATTTTTCCGAGAGAAGGACTTTGCCTATGATGGCTATCTTGCACTCTTTCTGTTGACCTGCAACACAGGAATAGCAGCTTTTTTCTTTCTAGGGAACCAGCCGGAACCACTTCAAGTAGACCCACAACCACTACCACCTCTTAGCACCTATTTCAGCCGGCCTTTTCAGAACAAGAACTACTGCAGAATCATCACTTTCTACTTTGCACTTCTCTTTCCGGTTGGAATTTCAATTCCTTACTTCTCTGCACACCTGATCAAGGTTCTTGAATGGGATTTCCGTCTAGTTGCGGCAACTCCCATTGGGACTTCGATTGTCTCGCTGATCGTGGAACCAATTTGGGGAGACTGGTTGATCGACATGGACATCAACCAGTTTTGATTCTTTTTACAATCGGAATCACCCACTTACCAATCTATTATGCTTTTGGTACTTACGATAGGTGAGGTTCAAAGAATGCTTCAAAAACGACCAAAGAAGCTGGAAAATATTTTGTCAACCCCTGTAGCAGAAAGCTTAATGTGATATTCCTGTCTGACGGAAGGCGATCAAGATTCCAGTCATGACCAAAGCACCTCCCGTCAATTCAAAAATACTCAAAGTGCGACTGAAGATTAGAAATTCGAAAATCAGCGTCAAGACGGGGCTAAAAGTGATCGCAGTCATTGCTTTGGCAATCGTAAAATAACGAAGGGAATAAGTATAAGTAATCCGTCCTAGAAATGGCCCAAAAAAAGCTGCCATTCCCAGCCAAGTCCAACCCTCTAAAGTGAGCATACTGACCTCCACAGTTATCCCTGGCAAAGTCAGTAAGATCAGGACAGCCAAGCTAAGTCGGAGCACGTTGAGTACCTGTGGATCTACCTCGTGAATGATTGACTTCGAGAGAACCTGGATTGAAGCGAAACAGCCAGCAGTACACAATGCCCAGAGTACGGCCTCCCAATCTTCTAAATTGATCGTGAGTGTGTCACCACGCATTAACAGAATACCGCTCAACACAACCGCTACTGCCATCCAGACACGGAGTCCTACAGGTTCATGCAGAAAGACCCAGCCTAGAATCATCGCGATGATGATCTCAACTCTAGAAATGACATTGAACATTGTTGCTGAACTACCTGCAATTGCCTGACAGATGGAGTAATTCGCCATCACTCCCAGGAAAGCTACAGCAATAATCACAATGATATTTTTCAGTCGGAAATTGGCTTTTCTGCGTAAATGCCAGGCACCAGGAATTGAGAAGAGCAGTGCCCAGAAGAAGATTCCCACTATGGCTACCATCGGTGTGATCGACTGCATAGCCTTGGCGTAAGGTAGAGGGAAGCAACCCGTAGCAATAATCGCCACCAACAGAAAGAACATCCCTCGGCTTCGGGGATCAGCCTGCATTGCTAGCACATTCACACAGTCTCAGATTTACTAAGCCGGCGTTCCAGCCAGCGAACTCCCATTGAAACCAAGACAATCAACACAAAGTACTCAAGCACCAAAAATGTGTAGATTTCCAGAGGTCGGTACTGGCTCACAACCAATTCATTTGCGCGTCGTGTCAGTTCAGTCATGCCAATCACAGAGACCAGTGAAGACATCTTGATCATGTACACGAATTGATTGCCAATTGCTGGAAGCACCCGTCGCAAGGCTTGAGGTAAAATGATGAGGCGCATTTTTGAACTGTAGCGCAGCCCCAATGACTCAGCAGCGTCGTGTTGTCCCTTCTCGATTGATTGAATCCCAGCTCGAAAGATTTCAGCCTCAAAAGCACTGTCACAGAAAGCGAGGGCCAGCATGCCTGCCCAGAAAGTATTGAGTGAGATGCCACTCATCACTGGTAGCCCGTAGTAGACCCAAAGAATCATTACTAGTACCGGAACTGAGCGGAGAGCTTCGACATAAGTACGATTAATCGCTCGAGCCCACGGACGCTTTGAGAGTCCTGGCAAAACAACAATCAACCCCAGTACAATCGAC
The genomic region above belongs to SAR324 cluster bacterium and contains:
- a CDS encoding amidohydrolase family protein, yielding MTKILDDRYLQEWLAREEPEDVLDPELQIVDPHHHLWDLRKITFHPHRDFLQKVYLTEEFANEIERAGHKITHTVFAQCAAFYKKEGPEELKAVGEVEFANGVAAMSASGLYGDTQICAGIFSYADLSLGKKVKSVLESLQKASPNFRGIRSPFPCDLNSYFLDGFKILGEMALTFDNYSPDYTRLRKLAELAAMNPEVTIIVNHLGGRIDLNEQEWRECLRKVSKQKNVYLKLGGAQQRVNDWEPDFHRNQQSRPMSSDELCERLGKYYVKAIELFGIERCMFESNFPVDKECVSYRTIWNFFKKIANNLKLSESEKDQIFSGTAKSVYQL
- a CDS encoding amino acid ABC transporter permease, coding for MKPIICLGLLGIALLNLTGCSSSYTWAWYVISPTHPQGQTNLLFLLSGLADTMLLAVNSIVLSIVLGLIVVLPGLSKRPWARAINRTYVEALRSVPVLVMILWVYYGLPVMSGISLNTFWAGMLALAFCDSAFEAEIFRAGIQSIEKGQHDAAESLGLRYSSKMRLIILPQALRRVLPAIGNQFVYMIKMSSLVSVIGMTELTRRANELVVSQYRPLEIYTFLVLEYFVLIVLVSMGVRWLERRLSKSETV
- a CDS encoding DMT family transporter, which codes for MNVLAMQADPRSRGMFFLLVAIIATGCFPLPYAKAMQSITPMVAIVGIFFWALLFSIPGAWHLRRKANFRLKNIIVIIAVAFLGVMANYSICQAIAGSSATMFNVISRVEIIIAMILGWVFLHEPVGLRVWMAVAVVLSGILLMRGDTLTINLEDWEAVLWALCTAGCFASIQVLSKSIIHEVDPQVLNVLRLSLAVLILLTLPGITVEVSMLTLEGWTWLGMAAFFGPFLGRITYTYSLRYFTIAKAMTAITFSPVLTLIFEFLIFSRTLSIFELTGGALVMTGILIAFRQTGISH